The Commensalibacter nepenthis genome has a window encoding:
- a CDS encoding adenosylmethionine--8-amino-7-oxononanoate transaminase: MSHSMLKNIWLPYTQMQTCNSPIIAKKTQGSVITLQDGTELIDGIASWWTACHGYNHPYIANHVQQQLQKMPHIMFGGIIHEPAICLSQKLAKLLPGDLNKVFFTESGSVAVEVAMKMAIQFWLNQSKITKTKILSFYGGYHGDTMATMAVCDPEEGMHHLFKDVLPHQHIIPLPTTKELKQQFRNFLENHHHEMAAILIEPLVQGAGGMLFHDPDLLLFLRRQANHYNILLIFDEIFTGLGRTGSLFACNQADVVPDIITLSKALSGGTMALAATIAREHIFNGFLSEHENHALMHGPTFMANPLACACANASLELFNQYDWKINITHIEAQLSQELSACLQLDIVKDVRVKGAIGVVELYKIDKLNLLKTKLLQHHVWIRPFRNIIYLTPSFTITTAELSKLTRAIFDVLSH; encoded by the coding sequence ATGTCTCATTCAATGCTTAAAAATATTTGGCTTCCTTATACACAAATGCAAACCTGTAATAGTCCCATTATTGCAAAAAAAACTCAAGGTTCTGTCATCACACTACAAGATGGTACAGAGCTGATTGATGGCATTGCTTCTTGGTGGACCGCATGTCACGGATATAACCATCCTTACATCGCGAATCATGTTCAACAACAGCTTCAAAAAATGCCTCATATTATGTTTGGGGGAATTATTCACGAGCCTGCAATTTGCTTATCCCAAAAATTAGCAAAATTGCTGCCAGGAGATCTAAATAAAGTCTTTTTCACCGAATCCGGCTCTGTTGCGGTAGAAGTCGCCATGAAAATGGCTATTCAGTTTTGGTTGAATCAAAGCAAAATAACAAAAACCAAAATTCTTTCTTTTTATGGTGGGTATCATGGCGACACGATGGCGACGATGGCAGTGTGTGATCCCGAAGAGGGGATGCATCATTTATTTAAAGATGTCTTGCCTCATCAACATATTATTCCCTTACCAACAACAAAAGAATTAAAACAACAATTTCGCAACTTCCTTGAAAATCATCATCATGAAATGGCTGCTATTTTAATAGAACCTTTGGTTCAAGGGGCTGGTGGAATGTTGTTTCATGATCCTGACCTCCTTTTATTTTTACGCCGACAAGCAAATCACTATAATATTTTATTAATTTTTGATGAAATTTTTACGGGTCTAGGCAGAACTGGAAGTCTGTTTGCATGTAATCAGGCAGATGTTGTTCCTGATATTATTACATTATCCAAAGCGCTAAGCGGCGGAACAATGGCCTTAGCAGCTACAATTGCCAGAGAACATATATTTAATGGGTTTTTATCTGAGCATGAAAACCATGCGTTAATGCATGGTCCAACTTTTATGGCAAACCCTTTGGCTTGTGCCTGTGCCAATGCCTCTTTGGAGTTATTTAATCAATATGATTGGAAAATCAATATCACCCATATTGAAGCGCAATTATCTCAAGAATTATCAGCTTGTCTTCAGTTAGATATTGTAAAAGATGTTAGGGTAAAAGGTGCAATCGGAGTCGTTGAACTTTATAAAATTGACAAATTGAACTTATTGAAAACTAAACTATTACAACATCATGTTTGGATCAGACCGTTTAGAAATATTATTTATCTAACTCCATCTTTCACAATCACAACTGCCGAGTTAAGCAAGCTAACTCGGGCAATATTTGATGTGCTATCACACTAG
- the pgsA gene encoding CDP-diacylglycerol--glycerol-3-phosphate 3-phosphatidyltransferase → MYINLPNCLTLSRIVIIPILAVLVMIHCPLTDFLACILFICAGITDYLDGKLARAWQQLSDLGRMMDPIADKLLVGVLLVVMAGYDRLPYGGLIPAMVILAREILVSGLREFLASSQISLPVTQLSKWKTTFQMVALGFLLAGDTSAQMLGISWFPVSVIGAVLLWISAILTMITGWEYIQTGLKFVSKS, encoded by the coding sequence ATGTATATTAATTTACCTAATTGTTTGACCTTATCGCGTATTGTAATCATTCCTATATTGGCTGTATTGGTAATGATCCATTGCCCGTTGACCGATTTTTTGGCATGTATTTTATTTATTTGCGCAGGAATAACAGATTATCTTGATGGCAAACTCGCTCGTGCATGGCAACAATTATCAGATCTTGGTCGAATGATGGACCCAATAGCAGATAAATTGTTGGTGGGTGTATTACTTGTTGTGATGGCGGGATATGATCGTTTGCCTTATGGCGGATTAATTCCTGCAATGGTTATATTAGCACGTGAAATTTTAGTTAGTGGACTAAGAGAATTTTTAGCCTCTTCTCAAATTAGTTTGCCTGTAACACAATTATCGAAATGGAAGACGACTTTTCAAATGGTTGCATTGGGGTTTTTGTTGGCAGGGGATACATCAGCACAAATGCTGGGTATCTCTTGGTTTCCTGTCAGCGTGATTGGGGCTGTTCTATTGTGGATTTCAGCTATTCTAACCATGATTACTGGATGGGAATATATACAAACTGGATTAAAATTTGTTAGTAAATCATAA
- the uvrC gene encoding excinuclease ABC subunit UvrC → MTHQELEPKNITIGVAAIKKALETMPSDSGVYRMINKEGEVLYVGKAKDLRKRVYSYTQILRLSDRIRRMVQQTASMEIITAYTEAEALLLEANLIKSLKPRYNILLRDDKTYPWLVMSKNEWPRIDKHRGKISKENNYWGPFASVWAVNQTLELLQKIFLLRTCTDAVFHSRKRPCLLYQIKRCAGPCDDRIASDEYAHLVEQAKAFLSGQTISIQQDLAEQMEKAAAEMEYERAAALRDRIRAFTYVQSNGVINPSSIVDADIIAVYQIGNQCCIQVFFIRGSRNNGNRAFFPTQIEGQTAEEIISAFIGQFYENKPPPSQILLSIPLSEMTLMRKALRLKAGYKVTISVPQKGEKKAVINHAIENAKGALERKLAETNSQQKLLEQIRDLFHLSQTPKRIEIYDNSHLMGSHAYGVMVVAGSEGFNKSAYRKFSIKSSITPGDDFGMMREVFSRRFAKGKSTDPENWPDILLIDGGAGQFSAVDSILKELEITNVKLICIAKGKDRNAGREWFFTQDQEPFQLPIQDPVLYYLQRLRDEAHRFAITTHRSGRSKAIQRSELDDIPGVGPHRKRLLLNHFGSAKAVKNASLSDIQAIPGFNQAMAEVIYGHFRPNWHKEEK, encoded by the coding sequence ATGACTCATCAAGAACTAGAACCAAAAAACATTACAATAGGTGTGGCTGCTATTAAGAAAGCATTAGAGACCATGCCATCTGATTCTGGTGTGTATCGTATGATTAATAAAGAAGGTGAGGTTCTTTATGTTGGCAAAGCAAAAGATCTAAGGAAACGTGTGTATTCATATACGCAAATACTTCGTTTATCAGATCGTATTCGTCGAATGGTGCAACAAACAGCTTCGATGGAAATTATAACGGCTTATACTGAAGCTGAAGCGTTATTATTAGAAGCCAATTTAATTAAAAGTTTAAAACCTAGATATAATATTTTATTACGGGATGATAAAACATATCCTTGGTTGGTCATGAGCAAAAATGAATGGCCAAGGATTGACAAGCATAGAGGGAAAATTTCAAAGGAAAATAATTATTGGGGACCTTTTGCTTCTGTATGGGCTGTCAATCAGACCTTAGAATTATTACAAAAAATATTCTTACTCAGGACATGCACAGACGCAGTTTTTCACTCTCGCAAACGCCCATGCCTCTTATATCAAATAAAACGCTGTGCGGGTCCTTGTGATGACCGTATTGCATCTGATGAATATGCGCATTTGGTCGAACAGGCCAAAGCCTTTTTATCGGGGCAAACTATTTCAATTCAACAAGATTTAGCAGAACAGATGGAAAAAGCTGCAGCGGAAATGGAATATGAACGTGCAGCCGCATTGCGGGATCGTATTCGTGCCTTTACTTATGTCCAAAGCAATGGTGTTATTAATCCGTCTTCTATTGTGGATGCGGATATTATAGCTGTATATCAAATTGGTAACCAATGTTGTATTCAAGTGTTTTTTATAAGAGGCAGTAGGAATAATGGGAATAGGGCTTTTTTCCCTACGCAAATAGAAGGGCAAACTGCTGAAGAAATTATTTCTGCATTCATAGGGCAATTTTATGAAAACAAACCGCCACCATCACAAATTTTATTGAGTATTCCTCTTTCTGAAATGACATTAATGCGCAAAGCACTTAGGCTTAAGGCTGGGTATAAAGTGACTATTTCTGTTCCACAAAAGGGGGAAAAGAAGGCTGTTATTAATCACGCTATCGAAAATGCCAAAGGGGCTTTAGAACGCAAACTTGCAGAAACGAACTCTCAACAAAAATTACTTGAGCAGATAAGGGATCTTTTCCATTTATCGCAGACACCTAAACGCATTGAAATATATGATAATAGCCATCTGATGGGTAGTCATGCCTATGGTGTGATGGTTGTGGCTGGTTCAGAAGGGTTTAATAAGTCAGCTTATAGAAAATTTAGTATCAAATCCTCTATTACTCCAGGGGACGATTTTGGAATGATGAGAGAGGTGTTTTCACGAAGATTTGCGAAAGGGAAAAGCACAGATCCTGAAAATTGGCCAGATATTTTATTGATTGACGGTGGAGCGGGTCAGTTTTCAGCTGTTGATTCAATTTTAAAAGAATTAGAAATTACAAATGTTAAATTAATATGTATTGCCAAAGGAAAAGATCGTAACGCTGGTCGAGAGTGGTTTTTTACTCAGGATCAAGAACCGTTTCAATTGCCGATTCAAGACCCTGTTTTGTATTATCTGCAAAGACTAAGGGATGAGGCGCATCGCTTTGCGATTACTACCCACAGAAGTGGACGTTCAAAAGCGATACAACGCTCTGAGTTGGATGATATTCCAGGCGTGGGACCACACCGCAAACGTTTGCTTTTGAATCATTTTGGTTCTGCAAAAGCCGTAAAGAATGCAAGCCTGTCCGATATCCAAGCAATTCCTGGGTTTAATCAAGCTATGGCCGAAGTGATTTATGGTCATTTTCGACCAAATTGGCACAAAGAGGAAAAATAA
- the xth gene encoding exodeoxyribonuclease III, whose amino-acid sequence MRIISWNINSLRLRLPLLKELIQLAKPDIICLQETKVPDPLFPQEDIVALGYPYVIYKGMKSYNGVCVISKYPIKQSLFTRNWCNQEDCRHLAVEFEFAGQPTILHNFYVPAGGDEPDPDINPKFLHKLNFLKEATEWFKENLNYNSILVGDLNIAPLEHDVWSHKQLLKVVSHTPIETTKLTQWLETGFVDAMRMIAPPDQKLYTWWSYRNKDWEKSNRGRRLDHLWITPALTPHLQTIEVYKEVRSWEKPSDHVPILIELNENPSI is encoded by the coding sequence ATGCGTATCATTAGCTGGAATATTAATTCTTTAAGGTTGAGATTACCTTTGTTAAAAGAGCTAATTCAACTGGCAAAACCCGACATTATTTGTTTACAAGAAACAAAAGTTCCAGATCCTTTGTTTCCTCAAGAAGACATTGTCGCATTAGGGTATCCATACGTTATTTACAAAGGGATGAAAAGCTATAATGGTGTCTGCGTTATCTCTAAGTATCCTATTAAACAGAGCCTATTCACGCGAAATTGGTGCAATCAAGAGGATTGCCGTCATTTAGCTGTTGAATTCGAATTTGCTGGACAACCTACGATTTTACATAATTTTTATGTCCCTGCTGGTGGTGACGAACCTGATCCTGATATTAATCCAAAATTTCTCCATAAACTTAATTTCTTAAAAGAAGCTACAGAATGGTTCAAAGAAAATTTAAATTATAATAGTATTTTGGTAGGAGATTTAAATATTGCCCCTTTAGAGCATGATGTGTGGAGCCATAAACAGCTTTTAAAAGTTGTAAGTCATACGCCAATTGAAACCACTAAACTAACACAATGGTTGGAAACAGGTTTTGTCGATGCAATGCGAATGATTGCACCACCTGATCAAAAGCTCTATACATGGTGGTCATATCGCAATAAGGATTGGGAAAAATCCAATAGAGGGCGTAGATTAGATCATTTATGGATTACCCCTGCATTGACCCCTCACCTTCAAACGATCGAAGTGTATAAGGAAGTTAGAAGCTGGGAAAAACCGTCAGATCACGTGCCTATTTTGATAGAATTAAACGAAAATCCATCTATTTAA
- a CDS encoding response regulator transcription factor, which produces MAGLHPILVVDDDLKLIETLSEQLQTDGEFEVHAVNTVEEAKVKILKSDKHYDAIILDVMLPDGDGCDLCAYLRKEGCRTPIILLTGSDEENDVVRGLDAGGNDYVSKPFRIAELLARLRAQMRIFENSEDAVFSIGPYVFRPSAKLLQENKTNKRIRLTEKEAAILKFLYRSGARPVPRQVLLNEVWGYNSAVTTHTLETHIYRLRQKIEPDPTNVSLLVTEAGGYRLSSPAYQQNDF; this is translated from the coding sequence ATGGCTGGATTACACCCAATTCTTGTTGTTGATGATGATTTAAAGTTAATTGAAACATTATCAGAGCAGCTGCAAACAGATGGTGAATTTGAGGTTCATGCTGTCAATACTGTTGAGGAAGCAAAAGTAAAAATTTTAAAATCTGACAAACATTATGATGCGATTATTTTAGATGTGATGTTACCAGATGGTGATGGGTGTGATTTATGCGCTTATTTACGTAAAGAAGGATGCAGAACGCCTATTATTCTATTAACGGGTTCTGACGAAGAAAATGATGTTGTTCGTGGGTTAGATGCGGGCGGGAATGATTATGTATCTAAACCATTTCGTATCGCAGAATTATTAGCACGTTTAAGAGCACAAATGCGTATTTTTGAAAATAGTGAGGATGCTGTTTTCTCGATTGGACCTTATGTGTTCAGACCTTCTGCAAAGTTATTGCAAGAAAACAAGACGAATAAACGGATTAGATTAACCGAAAAAGAAGCGGCTATTTTAAAATTTTTATATCGCTCTGGCGCAAGACCTGTGCCACGTCAAGTGTTATTAAATGAAGTTTGGGGATATAATTCCGCAGTGACAACCCACACGTTAGAAACGCATATTTATCGTTTGCGCCAAAAAATTGAACCTGATCCAACAAATGTTTCTTTGTTGGTTACAGAAGCAGGCGGATATCGTTTAAGCTCTCCAGCCTATCAACAAAATGATTTTTAA
- a CDS encoding cation:proton antiporter: protein MDILTIVSCLFLLTAISSTINHKYLRLPMTIGIMIMAFIFSLILFVCDYSITFFSGYHFAKDLLADMDFPKLLLNGALAFLLFAGSLHIKLDELWKAKYNVASLAIIGTLICIFSLGVVFWGLFSLFSVSISFVWCLVLGAILAPTDPVAIINMLGRLGLPYRLQAIFAGESLFNDGIALMAFTTLIGIATSEHSPSTAGLALTFIQEVFGSGILGFITAYITLAIIKRINHDEIIILFSLALASGTFSLADHLHMSGPIAVVVSGLLMGNYLQKRPSKDDHDTVTGFWHVIDEILNTLLFLLIGLEIMVIPFHWQTILISLACIPFLIICRFIAIAISGSFLLYKDSNPKGLISILTWGGLRGGISLAIALSLPNVFPKSEILVVTYICVIFTVIVQGLTMEKLINYFYKLK, encoded by the coding sequence ATGGATATCTTAACGATTGTATCTTGCTTATTTTTATTAACAGCTATCAGCAGCACAATAAATCATAAATATTTGCGCCTCCCAATGACTATTGGGATTATGATTATGGCTTTTATATTTTCGTTGATTTTATTTGTTTGTGATTATTCCATTACATTTTTTTCAGGCTACCATTTTGCAAAAGACCTTTTGGCAGACATGGATTTTCCAAAACTGCTTTTAAATGGTGCTTTGGCATTCTTATTATTTGCTGGCAGTTTACATATTAAATTAGATGAATTGTGGAAAGCAAAATACAATGTTGCTTCTTTGGCAATCATAGGCACATTAATCTGCATTTTTTCATTGGGTGTGGTATTCTGGGGTTTATTTTCTCTTTTCTCTGTTTCTATTTCTTTTGTTTGGTGTCTGGTTCTGGGTGCTATATTGGCACCCACTGACCCTGTTGCGATTATTAATATGTTGGGTAGACTTGGGCTGCCTTATCGTTTGCAAGCAATTTTTGCAGGCGAAAGTTTGTTCAATGACGGTATTGCCTTAATGGCATTTACAACATTAATTGGGATCGCAACCAGTGAGCATTCCCCAAGTACGGCAGGATTAGCATTAACCTTTATACAAGAAGTTTTTGGTAGCGGTATTTTAGGATTCATTACAGCATATATTACATTAGCAATTATCAAACGCATCAATCACGACGAAATTATTATTTTATTTTCCCTTGCTCTAGCCTCAGGAACATTCTCATTAGCTGACCATTTACACATGTCAGGTCCAATTGCCGTTGTCGTTAGCGGATTATTAATGGGCAATTATCTTCAAAAACGTCCTTCAAAAGATGACCATGATACGGTCACAGGATTTTGGCATGTGATTGATGAGATTTTAAATACGTTATTATTCTTATTAATCGGCTTGGAAATAATGGTTATCCCCTTTCACTGGCAAACGATTTTGATCAGTTTGGCTTGTATTCCATTCTTGATTATATGCCGCTTTATTGCAATTGCCATTAGCGGATCGTTCTTGTTGTACAAAGATAGCAACCCCAAAGGATTAATTTCAATTTTAACATGGGGCGGATTACGCGGGGGGATTTCCTTGGCAATTGCCCTATCTCTTCCAAATGTTTTCCCCAAAAGTGAAATCCTTGTTGTGACTTATATTTGCGTGATATTCACAGTTATCGTCCAAGGACTCACGATGGAAAAACTTATTAATTATTTCTATAAATTGAAATAA
- a CDS encoding RsmB/NOP family class I SAM-dependent RNA methyltransferase — MTPSAQISAVIELLLTIQNQRHAPADATANRFFRQRRYIGGGDRRYVSAQIWEIMRHHRKLQWWLKRIGSPINPRMMAAAFLMLNGKTLAEVSQLFSGEKYAPLPLTQNEGLFLQSLEDKELFYDEMPKAVRYEIPDWVYPMLEQQFGDDIDIELSALLEPASLDLRVNLLKEERETAKEMLKQEGIASENMSLSPWGLRVEGRQSVTSTNLFKDGIIEIQDEGSQLIALMTGVTSQMRVLDFCAGAGGKTLAMAMMMQNKGQIIASDVHTVRVSAAEKRFRRAGVFNVQTHLFAEGAKWIKRRVKTFDRVLVDAPCSGTGTWRRNPDARLKFKENDLNELVAKQSEILDSAAKMVKEGGRLIYATCSILQKENQDQIELFLKAHPEFKLVCPDTPEGLLPADFYNSPTFQLTPAQYKTDGFFCAVLERQKDAE, encoded by the coding sequence ATGACTCCTTCCGCTCAAATATCTGCGGTTATTGAACTGCTATTAACTATTCAAAACCAAAGGCATGCACCAGCTGATGCAACGGCCAATCGTTTTTTCAGGCAACGTCGTTATATTGGCGGAGGGGATCGTCGATATGTTTCCGCTCAGATTTGGGAAATAATGCGCCATCACCGTAAATTACAATGGTGGTTAAAACGCATCGGCAGCCCCATTAATCCACGGATGATGGCTGCTGCTTTTTTAATGTTAAATGGAAAAACTTTGGCAGAAGTAAGCCAACTTTTTTCTGGTGAAAAATATGCTCCATTACCTTTGACTCAAAATGAAGGATTGTTTTTACAATCTTTGGAAGACAAAGAGCTTTTTTATGACGAGATGCCTAAAGCAGTTCGCTATGAAATCCCTGATTGGGTTTATCCTATGTTGGAACAACAATTTGGTGATGATATTGATATTGAGCTTTCTGCTTTATTAGAACCAGCTTCTCTTGATCTGCGTGTCAATCTTTTAAAAGAAGAACGCGAAACTGCCAAAGAGATGTTAAAGCAAGAGGGAATTGCTTCTGAAAACATGTCTTTGTCTCCATGGGGATTGCGTGTTGAAGGACGACAATCAGTAACTTCTACGAATTTGTTTAAAGACGGCATTATTGAAATCCAAGATGAGGGTAGTCAATTAATTGCATTGATGACTGGCGTTACCTCTCAAATGCGAGTTTTGGATTTCTGTGCTGGGGCAGGTGGCAAAACACTGGCTATGGCTATGATGATGCAAAATAAAGGACAAATTATTGCATCTGATGTGCATACGGTTCGTGTCAGTGCTGCTGAAAAACGTTTTCGCCGTGCGGGCGTTTTTAACGTTCAAACCCATTTATTTGCCGAAGGGGCAAAATGGATTAAACGACGTGTTAAAACATTTGATCGTGTATTGGTGGATGCACCTTGCAGTGGCACAGGAACTTGGCGCCGTAATCCTGATGCGCGATTAAAGTTCAAAGAGAATGATTTGAATGAATTAGTGGCTAAACAATCTGAAATTTTAGATTCTGCTGCTAAAATGGTCAAAGAAGGCGGGCGCTTAATTTATGCGACATGCTCTATTTTACAAAAAGAAAACCAAGATCAAATTGAGCTCTTTTTAAAAGCGCATCCAGAGTTCAAATTGGTCTGTCCAGATACGCCTGAAGGGTTGCTACCAGCAGATTTTTATAATAGCCCAACATTTCAATTGACCCCAGCACAATATAAAACCGATGGTTTTTTCTGTGCTGTGCTGGAACGTCAAAAAGATGCTGAATAA
- the guaB gene encoding IMP dehydrogenase — protein sequence MANSSFQIKQIREALAFDDVLIIPAQSDVLPSQTIVKTFLTRSISLNIPLISSAMDTVTEYAMAISMAQNGGIGVIHKNLTIEEQANQVRQVKRFESGMVVDPVTVHPDNTLAETIEIMKYNHISGLPVIERNTSRLVGIITHRDVRFATNPNQTVAELMTKENLITVKEGVKPEEVKKLLHQHRIEKLLVVDAQDRCVGIITVKDMEKSVVYPLANKDQFGRLRCAAATGVGEDGYQRAIALIDAGVDVLVVDTAHGHSSGVLKSIERLKKEHSNIQLIAGNIATPEGAKALIDAGADAVKVGIGPGSICTTRVVAGVGVPQFSAVMEVAEVCHRENIPLIADGGIRTSGDIVKAIGAGADVVMVGSLLAGTDEAPGEVFLYQGRSYKAYRGMGSLGAMARGSADRYFQQDIKENHKLVPEGIEGQVPYKGSAEAVIHQLVGGLKAGMGYTGNETIDAMKKNVQFRKITGAGLRESHVHDVTITREAPNYRHN from the coding sequence ATGGCAAATTCTTCTTTTCAAATCAAACAGATTCGCGAAGCGCTCGCTTTCGATGATGTCTTAATTATTCCTGCGCAATCTGATGTATTGCCCAGTCAAACAATTGTAAAAACGTTTCTAACACGTTCTATTTCTTTAAATATTCCTTTAATTTCTTCTGCGATGGATACAGTGACAGAATATGCAATGGCAATTTCTATGGCACAAAATGGTGGAATTGGAGTTATACATAAAAACCTAACGATCGAAGAGCAAGCCAATCAAGTTCGTCAAGTTAAACGGTTTGAATCTGGGATGGTTGTTGATCCAGTGACGGTTCATCCAGATAATACTTTGGCAGAAACCATTGAAATTATGAAATATAATCATATCAGTGGTCTACCAGTCATCGAGCGAAATACCAGCCGTTTAGTTGGCATCATCACACACAGAGATGTTCGCTTTGCAACCAATCCTAATCAAACTGTTGCAGAATTAATGACCAAAGAAAACCTGATTACGGTCAAAGAGGGCGTAAAACCTGAAGAAGTGAAAAAACTTTTACATCAACATCGTATTGAAAAATTATTGGTGGTTGATGCTCAAGACCGTTGTGTTGGGATTATCACTGTCAAAGATATGGAAAAATCCGTTGTTTATCCTTTGGCAAACAAAGACCAATTTGGACGTTTACGTTGTGCCGCAGCAACTGGTGTTGGTGAAGATGGTTATCAACGTGCCATCGCATTAATAGATGCTGGGGTAGATGTCTTGGTTGTTGATACCGCTCATGGACATTCATCAGGCGTTTTAAAATCAATCGAAAGATTGAAAAAAGAACATTCTAATATTCAATTAATTGCTGGAAATATTGCCACCCCTGAAGGTGCAAAAGCATTAATTGATGCTGGTGCGGATGCTGTTAAAGTAGGGATTGGTCCAGGATCAATTTGTACAACACGGGTTGTTGCTGGTGTGGGTGTGCCTCAATTTTCCGCAGTTATGGAAGTTGCAGAAGTGTGCCATCGTGAAAATATTCCATTAATTGCCGATGGTGGTATTCGTACTTCTGGGGACATTGTCAAAGCAATTGGTGCCGGGGCTGATGTGGTGATGGTTGGTTCCTTGCTTGCTGGAACCGATGAGGCCCCTGGTGAAGTTTTCCTCTATCAAGGTCGTTCTTACAAAGCCTATCGTGGTATGGGCAGTCTAGGGGCAATGGCGAGAGGCTCTGCCGATCGTTATTTCCAACAAGATATCAAAGAAAACCATAAATTGGTTCCTGAAGGCATTGAAGGTCAAGTTCCTTATAAAGGCTCTGCCGAAGCAGTTATCCATCAACTTGTGGGTGGATTAAAAGCGGGGATGGGATATACAGGAAATGAAACTATTGATGCAATGAAGAAAAATGTTCAGTTCCGCAAAATTACTGGTGCTGGATTAAGAGAGAGCCACGTTCATGATGTGACGATCACACGTGAAGCTCCAAACTATCGTCACAATTAA
- a CDS encoding RlmE family RNA methyltransferase yields MDEKKANESSPKKKKSRFSTASLTVKLKKSQGRSTSQQRWLTRQLNDPYVRAAQQQGWRSRAAFKLIELDEKFKFLRPGLKVVDLGAAPGGWSQVAVHRKATKVVGIDLLAVDPIPGAEIIQGDFTDPENMDILINKLGGKADLVMSDMAPNTTGHSATDHIRIINLTEDALAFALDILDPQGIFIAKVFQGGSEKGMLDTLKQNFKVVKHAKPPASRKESKELYVIATGFKGNSK; encoded by the coding sequence ATGGATGAAAAAAAAGCGAATGAAAGTTCGCCAAAAAAGAAAAAATCACGCTTTTCAACCGCCAGCTTAACGGTTAAACTTAAAAAGAGTCAGGGTCGCTCTACCTCTCAACAAAGATGGCTAACGCGTCAGTTAAATGATCCCTATGTTCGTGCGGCTCAACAACAAGGATGGCGATCCAGGGCTGCTTTTAAGCTTATTGAACTTGATGAGAAATTTAAGTTTCTGCGTCCAGGATTAAAAGTAGTTGATCTTGGTGCTGCACCTGGTGGATGGTCTCAAGTGGCGGTGCATCGCAAAGCGACAAAAGTTGTAGGAATTGACTTACTAGCTGTTGATCCTATTCCTGGTGCAGAAATTATCCAAGGCGATTTCACAGACCCTGAAAACATGGATATTTTAATTAATAAGCTGGGCGGTAAAGCAGATTTGGTCATGTCGGACATGGCACCAAACACCACGGGTCACTCTGCAACCGATCATATTCGTATTATAAATTTAACAGAAGATGCTTTGGCATTTGCGTTGGATATTTTAGACCCTCAAGGTATTTTTATTGCGAAAGTTTTTCAAGGTGGATCGGAAAAAGGAATGTTAGATACTTTGAAACAAAATTTCAAAGTCGTTAAACATGCAAAACCGCCAGCCAGTCGCAAAGAGTCCAAAGAGCTTTACGTTATTGCAACAGGATTCAAAGGAAATAGTAAGTAA